ATCCAGGTATACTACATATTGGCTATTTGTATACGTGTATTTGTCCGCGGTATTGTTAAGTTTGCACGTTAAGCAGATCTCAAGATGGAAAAATGCGATTAAACGTTGCACTGTTTCGTTAGATACACGGCTAAATAATAGAGACGACGAAAACTGTGGCTAAACGGGATGATCGGCGATCGATCGTGCGAATAGAGTCGAAAAGACAGGGAACGAGATAACCGGAAGAATCGATAAACGATAACCGGTTCAAATGTTTGCGATTTCGTGTGTGTAACGTTTCTGGGATTATGCCTTAATTTTACATTGATGTAATCGGTATTCCGTCGTTACCGCgcttgaaaaaagaaactagtTCGGGATGAAAGCGTAACGTCTAGTCTACGTAGATCTAAATCGATGGAAACGATAGTTGACGAAACGACATGACGAAATTAGTGAAGAGTACAGGAATAGATACGCAACACGACATCGATATAAAACTGTCGCCAATTCGATCAATTTGTATCCAAATGTGTACGGAGAGTTTCTGGATCAGTCACGAGAAGCGCGGATCAAAGCGGAGCAGAATGGAGAGAAACGGAACGGAGccgagtaaaataaaatcgaatcgaatcgagccgagccgagccgagccgagccacATCGCACCGCGTTCAGTCGTCTAATGTATTTTAACGATGCCTCCGGCGCCGTAAGCACCAGCGAGCAGAGCCTGCGTACCATACAGAGAACCTTGCCTCAATCCAAGTCCCACGCCGAGACCGACTAGTCCTGTATTCGCGGTGACTAGGTTCGTGGTGGCTAATGTTGGAGGTGCTGCTGCTATCAGTGGTTGTCTCAACAGAGGTGCACCGAGCAGTGAGGCCTGAAAAATAAAGGTTGTCGAGAGTCGATACCAATCACGTGGCGATACGatacgaatgaaataaaaattgaacgtagAGATAAGATACCTGCGGTCGGACGGCTACAGCGGCGGTTGGTCGTGCGATTAAGGGCGACGTGACAACCGGTCGTACGGCTGTCGCGGTCTTGAACGTGATGCTGGGATCCTTTTGAACGACAGCGTTGAAACCGTTGATGGGGTCGGCGGCGTACGAGACCACTCGACGCGAACCATCTGGCTCGATTAAACTGTAACTACCCTGAACCACGTCGCCGTTACGAGTTTCCTCTTGGGCTTTGTTGTCACCTTGAAAGATTATCGAACGCGTTAATCGACCACGTATCATCGCCGCGACAAGGCTTAACGTACAAATTTGACAACAAGATGCGAAATCGACAATAAGGAATTGTTTAATCGAGCAATGACAACGGATAATAACGTGTACCTGTAAGAGCATCGGCAACGCTGTAACTGAAACTGTACTGAGGATTCGGATCGTAATTTTCAGTTCTGACGAGTGCGGCGGTGGCTGGCGCGGGAATCGCTGCTACTGTCGCCCCGCCAGGTGTGGCGATTAACCCTGCGCCCGGTCCAATTATTCCAGCACGAGCGACAGAGAGGAAAGCGACCAAGTAACCAATAATCTGCATacatttaaagaaacgaatgTTACGTAAATCGGCGAATCAGCCATTTTTATATGCGAACAAAGTCACGATCTCTTTTCCGTGTTGTTGTCGCgtttctctttgaaaaattttattgtatttgttttaacGATCAACGAGATTAAAGTGCACACGACGTTGCTGTATACCGATCAAAAATGTCCGAAAGAAAGACAGACGCAAACACATTACTTTGCAATCCATGGTGTTGTTCGATGTTACGTTACTAACGCGACGTTCCGATATTTCTCAGGCAACTGTGTGTCGTCGCTTTCCGTTAGCGTGTATTTTATACCAGTTGGTTCGACTCGACCCCGCCCTCAACTTTTCTTCGGGGATACGTACTGCGCCCCACTGTACCAAATGTACGCACACGGACACACACAGAGATACGTTTGCATCGAAATCATCGTGGCGGTATATGCGAATGTAATTGATCGTGTCTTTGCCTTTATCGAGAACGTGGACGTTCGTTCGCACCGAACCATGATCAGATTTTAAACTCGCTGGGAATACGTTCGTTAAACGCTCTTCTCCTCCTTCGAGACGCGTGTACTTGAAATCATTTCCACGTAACTTCATTTAACGTCATTTAACGAACGAAACGCGTACCTTCCTCTTTTCGTCTACGCATCTCACCCCTTCGACTCACAGTCGGTCCTCGTGCGTTTCTACGAAATCGTCGGTgttgtaatttttcttatcaGCATATGAACGCATTCGACGAAAAATGGAACATCCGTCGCGATACTCTAAGAATACACGCTACGACGAAATATCAGGTTTTGCTGTCCCAATTACGGTGACAAAACCGTCGGAGACGAAACACAATACCCTTCGAACTATTTCTAAGTGCAGGGTTGCGAGTTAGTTGATACTAATGTAAGCTAGTAATTGGTATCGTTGCGACATTGAGTAACAAAATCTAGGTGTTACTGTAAGCGGCGATCAAGAATCACGAGTGACATGTATCGCGTTGGCGGTGTACAATATTATCCGTAACCGTCGTTCATATGGGTCACGTAATTGTAGGAGTACTTCAAGGAACAATGTGGAATCGAGCGGTCAATTTGCGTAACCTTATCGTGTCTATCACGATTACAAAATTCCAACTGGTACATGTGAAGAACCCGACGCACACGCGGGCACGATTCTAGAATTAGACGGTTTTAAATAACACTTTAAAGAGTGGTAAACTATTCCTAGGCTACGCAGGAGTAGGGATTTTCTCTTAGATATAAAGAGCACCGCTCATTGAAACTCGTTACTTGGGATATAGGTAGATTTCCAGCGCGGATACGAGTCTGACCTACCATGTTACCCGAGGAGTCGCATTCCACGACGCCAATTACTCAAACTATTTCGAATATCTGAAATAGCTACAGGATATCGTACACGATGTTCCAATCGATCGATATTTctgattctttatttacaaatatcgaGATTTCGAACCGAAAccttattttcatcgaaatacaATATAGCCTATGTCCTTCCTTGGGATGCAACCTATCTCCTTGCCTAATTTAATCGAGATCTGTTCAGCGGTTTAGGCGTGAACAAAATAACGGATAGACAGAGTTTTTTtcgcatttataatattataatattatactagTATGGATGTATCGTATAAATCACGCAGGAATTACATATAATTGAAACATGTGTATACCGTACCCTTTAATGCCTCGCTCGATAATGATGTATCGCTTTGATTTGCATAGATATGCTTGTAGGGCGCAAGAAATTAGTTCAACGTTCGTATTGGACCACGTACCGGTGGTGGTCGTGATCGTGATCGCGGTCGTGGTCGCGGTCGCGGCCGCGTCTGTGTTTATCGAAATTCGTGTCCTTgtacatttgttatttttctcgcGATACGTTACGTTTCATCTGTTGCTTAGCGACTATTCTAACGTACGATGCGAAAAGAAACTGCTTTCGGAactgaaatattgaaaaaattgtttaacctatcgtgttaaacatttttaatcgaagattAATCGCGATCGGATGGATGAACTTCCGAAAGTTTACCGGGCTTTCCATTCGAAGGATCCGGCTCACGGTATGCGAAATTACGATATCGGTGCTTTAAGTAACCACCAGATAAGAAAACTAAACAAAAGGAAGAGTGtaatcagaaataaaaatgaaatttatttgaagataCATCCAGAAGTCAGAGGTTTGATGTCAGTTTTACTTAGGTAAGTtgcgtttttttattttatt
The sequence above is drawn from the Hylaeus volcanicus isolate JK05 chromosome 2, UHH_iyHylVolc1.0_haploid, whole genome shotgun sequence genome and encodes:
- the LOC128872635 gene encoding larval cuticle protein A2B-like, which produces MDCKIIGYLVAFLSVARAGIIGPGAGLIATPGGATVAAIPAPATAALVRTENYDPNPQYSFSYSVADALTGDNKAQEETRNGDVVQGSYSLIEPDGSRRVVSYAADPINGFNAVVQKDPSITFKTATAVRPVVTSPLIARPTAAVAVRPQASLLGAPLLRQPLIAAAPPTLATTNLVTANTGLVGLGVGLGLRQGSLYGTQALLAGAYGAGGIVKIH